The Flammeovirga pectinis genomic interval AACGGTAAATGTTGATAAAATTTAGTAAGCCTTCTGCTTGTTCATGAACTACCTTGATACTTTTCACATTTGTATCTATCATTTTTTGAGTAAGACTTTCTACCTCTAATGGCGATTCATCTTCTTTGGTCATGGTCATCAACATACTATCAGAAAGAGAAATAATAGGAGTCATCCCATTCATGATTTCATGTGTCAATACACGAATCAATTTACTATAAGATAGATGTTCCTTCTCCTCTAACTCTTGCGAAATATCTTGTAGTGTAAGTAAGAACACTGTTTGCTCTTCTCTTTTCAGTTGTCTAGCTTTCAATAAATAGTTGGATTGTTCTAAAGTCACTATATTCTCTCTAAAAGCCTTATCTATCAATTCTTTTGAAAAAATTGTTTTCTCGAACAGTTGCTGTAAATGCGTCAATACTTTTAAGTCTACTTTCTCTTTAAAAGAGGAATTCACATGCAAAATATGTCCATTTTCATCATATGTACATATTCCTACATGTTGGTTTTCAATTAACCAGTCTAAGTATTTTTCTTGGCGAATACTTTCCTTTTTTATTCTGGAAAAAGAGGCATGAATTTTATTTAATCTATACTGATAGACATCGTTGAATTTCTTGATGTTTTTAGAATTCAAATAGCTCAAGTCTTCATTACCTATGGCTTCTACTATAATCAAACTATGATTTAACAATTTCTTTATTGTTGATAGTTGATAAGTAATTAATCCAACAGATAGAATAGCTAAAGTTATCAACAATGTTGGTTGCTGATAAAAATGAACCATTAATCCACCCATAGACATCAACATTACTAGCACAATTCCTAGTTTTATATAGTGAATTTGTTTCATGATAATCCTAATTTCTTCATCTTATTATAAAGAGTCTGACGTGTTACCCCCAATTCTCCAGCCGCTGCACTAATATTTTGTGGGTGTCTTTTCAAAGCTTTCTTTATCAACATTTCTTCCATATCAGCCATGTTTAATGTTTTGACATCAGTGTTTTCTGTAGAAGAAGTTACAATTAATTCAGCACTGATTTGAATACTGTCTGTTAAAATAACGGCTCTTTCGATCGTATGTTGAAGTTCTCTAACATTACCCGGCCAATGGTATTTCGTTAATTTATCAAGAGCTGATTCCGAAAATTGTAAATCTCCTTTATCATATTTCTTTGCCAACAAATTTTTAAAATGATTTGCTAATAATACAATATCATCTCCTCTTTCTCTTAATGCCGGAACTTCTATTTGTATGGTATTGATTCTATAAAGTAAATCTTGGCGAAATTCTTCATTTTCCACCATTTTGAATAAGTTCTTATTGGTGGCTGAGATCAGTCGAATATCAATAGGAATTACTTTATTTCCGCCCACCTTTGTAATCTGACGATTTTGAAGTGCCGCTAATAGTTTGGCTTGAAGGGAAAATGAAAGGTTACCAATTTCATCTAGAAAAAGAGAACCTTTATTGGCTAATTCAAACTTACCAATTCTATCTTGGTGTGCATCCGTAAAGGCGCCTTTCACATGACCAAATAGTTCACTTTCAAAAAGTGTTTCAGATACGGCTCCCATATCTACTTCTACTAATTGTTCCTGATTTCTTTTAGAAAAATGATGAATTGCCTTTGCGACTAATTCTTTACCTGTTCCATTCTCACCTGTAATTAAAATATTGGTGTCTGTCATTCCCACTTTCTCAATCAACGACATCATTGATTTCATGACAGCAGATTCTCCAATGATTTCAGGAAAGATGTTTTCTTCTGTACGTAATGCTTTCGCTTTCTGCTTTAATTCCTTGATTTCATTTTTGGATTCACTCAGTTGTAAGGCAGACTGTAGCGTAGCCAATAATTTTCTATTTTCCCATGGTTTTAAAATAAAGTCAGATGCACCTATTTTCAAGGATTCAACCGCTAATTCAACATGTCCATAAGCAGTCATCATCACCACTGATATGGCCGGGTAAGTTTCCTTGATTTTCTTTAACCATCGTATTCCTTCCGCTCCGGTATTTAACCCTGGAGAAAAATTCATATCCAATAACACTACTTGATAGTCTTCAACTGCTAAGGTTTTCATGATCTCTTGAGGATCTGCTAAAGCTGTGATTTTATCAAAGTAAGGTTCTAATATGATTTCCAAAGTGGCATGAATGGAAATGTTATCATCAATGATTAATAGGTTGCCCATGAGGTTTTATTTTTAATTTAGTCTGTTTTACTTTCAATCTAGCTTTCTTCTTCATTTTTTCCAATGATGAAAAAACGAAGCAAAAAAATCTAGGCTGAGAGGTCAAAAGCTAAATTCAAGATTGTTCGCCTAAATGATTTAAACTCGCTATGCTCAAACAATAAATCATTTTTAACGGCTCTCTATCTTAAATTTTTCACGCTTTTCCCTTCTAGGCCGATATACTTTCAAATTACATCACTATCCTTTCAATTATTTAAAAGTATTATTCTCATCTTAAATTTCGTCAATGTTATTCAGACACAAAGTAACAGTGTCAAATATTTTTACACATTATTTATTTTAGACATCTTCTATTAATCCACTTCTATATAAATGCCAAATAGAATAACTAATCTATTCATTAAAAAACTACTCTACATCGACCTTAAATTTTTTGCGTCGTTTTTGTTTCAAGACAAAAATGAAGAAGAATCACCCTTAACCTAGTTTAAGATTTTTTATTGTTTTAGGTTATAAGCCCACCAATAATAAACCCGCCACCTTTGTGATGTAATCAAAACGAAATCAAAAAAAAATTATATCATGGAAAAGAAAATCATAGTAGTAATCGGAGCAACAGGTGCACAAGGAAGTGGAGTAGTTAAAGCATTAAAAGAATCAACTGATTTTGTAGTTAGAGCAGTAACTAGAAATCCTGAGAAATATGATGGCTTAGCTGACGAAGCAGTTGCAGCTGATCTTACAGATGCATCTACATTACCTAAAGCATTGGAAAATGCATATGGTGTATTTGGAGTGACAAACTTCTGGGAACCTAATAAAGTTTCTGAAGTTGAGCAAGGTCAAAACCTTATTAATGCAGCTAAAGAAGCAGGAGTAAAACACTTTGTATGGTCAACACTTCCAAATGTTGAAGAAATCAGTGATGATACTTTTGATGTTCCTCACTTTACAGGTAAAGCTAAATTAAATGCAATTGTTGCTGAAGCTGGTTTTGAAACTTATACTTTAGTTGAACCTCCATTCTATTACCAAAACTTTGTGGGTATGTTAGCTCCACAACAGTTGGAAGATGGTACTACAGGATGGGCTTTACCAATTGATCCCGCTGCTAAAGTTATTCATATGGGAGATATTTCTGAATTAGGAAATTTAGTTGCTAGTGCTTTCATAAAACCTGAAGAAGCTAATGGTAAATTATTATCTTTTGTAGGTGGTATATATAGCTTCAATGAGGTAATTGATATTTATAAATCTCAAGGTATTGAGTATTCATTCCAATATGTTCCTGCTGATATCTTCTCTGGTTTATTTGAAGGAGCAGCGGAAATTGCTCAAATGTTATTGTACTTTGAGGCACATACTTATATGGGGCCTGATGCTGTAGCTCATTCTAACGCTGCAGATAAAATTACAATCAAACCTTTTACTTCATTAGATAAATGGGTAAAAGCACAAACTATAGAGGCTTAATTTCATCCAACTACATACAACAATCCCCTGTTACTAGTTTATCTAATTACAGGGGATTTTATTGTTATCTATAAGAATAATTTATCTTTGAATCAGCATCTTTTTGCAAATTTGTATTACCAGGATTAGTAATGTACACATAAGATTTATCAGCTATTTCACCAGATACATTATCGACTGAACCTAATGCTTTAAATTCAGAATCATTGATATTCAGTTGAAGCTCTGCTACATTTGAATAGCAACGTAAGGTCGATTTATTCCTACTGTTGACTTCTACCTTAGATATTTTTTTTATTGCTTCCGGAAGAATATTTAGATCTGATTCATCTAAATCTAATTTCAATGTATTACCTGAATAACTATCAATATTTAAGTTCGATGACAGCATCTGCACTTCTAAGTTTTTCTCTGGAAGATTTAATTGTACATACTTAATTTTCTTTTCGATGTCATCAGGTATTTTAGATAAAATCAATGTATCTCCCTTTATTTCAAATGGTACATCAAACTTTGCTTCATCTTTATTAAGAGCTAATTTAAATTCATATTTATCAGCTGTTTTCACACCAATTTTATAATTAGTATTGTCTAAAATAATATGTGAATATGCTGGTGTTGAGGAATAAAAAGCATTTTCTTCGACACTTTTCTTTCCTCTTGCCACCGAGACTAATGCTCCCATTATGATAAACAAAGAAACGCTACATAATATTGAGAGCAGATATATATTACTTTTCTTCATGGTATAATTCTTTTAAATAGTTCTGAAGTTCTTCAAATGATATTCCTAATTTATTGGCTGTTTCTACCGTTTCTGGCAACGTATCAGTGAAGAATTCTTCTTGTTTTGATTTTAAAATTATGTTTTTGGCTCCTTCACTTACAAAGTATCCTTTTCCTCTTTGAGTATAAATAATTCCTTCTTGTTGTAATACTGAATAGGCTTTTATTGTTGTATTTGGATTTACACCCACTATCCCTGCTAATTCTCTTGTTGAGGGAATTTTTCCAGATTCTTTATATTCTCCTTCCATAATTTTATCTTTTACATCATCTCCTATTTGGGTGAAAATGCTTTTTGTGTTTTTAAACTCCATCTTATATTTCTTTTTCTTTCAACTTCAAATAACTACTGTAAACAAATACTGCATTAGCCAATAGAATGTACCCTATCATAAATACTACTGCTGCAGATCGTGAAGAGAAAAAGAAGAGTTTATAATCATCTGTTATATATTCTTGAGCGCCCATTTTTCCGAAGATCAAGAAAGCTAAGAAGACGTGAAATGCTATATAAATCCCTGAAAATATTATCGATTTAATCAAAGGTAGTTTCTTGAATAAAGAGTTCCCTGTAAAAATCACATTGGCAATACTCCATGGAATCAGGCATATCATTATACCTAATAATTTTTTTACTTGCATTTTATCTTCAGAATTAGCTCTCATTGACTTTTCAATCACATCAGTAATAAAATCTAATCCTGTATAGCCAATATTTGGATTGATAATTTGATGAATTTCCCCCTCTACCATATAGGCAAAAAGGATAAGAAAAGGAACCAAAAATACACCAACTACTACAGTAGATAAATACTCAAATAAGAATTTTTCGAACTGTGAAACAGGAAAAGTAAGAAAGCTGATTAGTTTTTTAGTTGATCTAAATGGTAAAAAAGATCTGTTTACAACAGTTGCTGCTAAAATGATATAAGTGAAGATAAAAAGACCAAATAAATCGCCTTCTGAAATAGCGTTTTCATTTATCGCTCTAATGAAAAATAAACTAATAATTATAAATGAAACAATAGCTGCTAATCCATAATATACCAATTGCTTTTGATAAGTGATTTCTAAAGAAGCATACTCTTTAAATCTCTTGAGATCGAATAATTTATTCATAATTATATAAATTTTTTATAGTCATTGATTAAGGCATTGAAGAATAATTCAAGGTCAACTTGCGTATCTTCTTGTTCTTGTTTAGGAGCGATTGTTTTGTAACCTCCCAAGATTGGTTCAGCATAAAGCGTATCTGAAACTTTAAGTTGCTGAACTTTCAAGAAGTCATACTTCTGTGTAAGGTCAAAAATTGACTCATTGTAAATCACTCCACCATTATCTAAAACTATCAAGTGATCTATGATTGTATCAATATCTTTTACCTGATGTGTAGAAATCATGATTAGTTGATCTTCCTCAAAATGCCCTGCCATGATCTTTCTAAAGATATCTTTTGAAGGAATATCTAAACCATTGGTTGGTTCATCCATCAGAATCAATTCAGCTTTTGTTGCTAATGCAAAGGCTATAATCACCTTTTTCTTCTGACCATATGAGAGTCCTTTAAGATTTACATTGTCTTCTAAATCAAACTTTTCAAGCAATTCATAAACCAATCGGTGATCAAATCGAGGATAGAATTTAGAAGTACTTGTGATAAAAGTTCTGATTGGAATAGGAGGTAATTCAAATTCCTCTGGTACAAAAAAGAGCTTTGATAAAAAAGAGGGATATCTCGAAAAAGGATTTTCTCCAAGAATATCAATAGTACCTTTCTTCGGTTGAAGTAAGCCACTCATGAGTTTAAAGAAAGTACTTTTTCCTGCTCCATTTTTTCCTAATACTCCCACAATTTTACCTGCATCAAGTTCTAAGTGAAGTTGATCAAGAATTGTTGCTTTTTTAGAATAACTAAATTGAAGATTATTAATTGACACCATAATATTTAATAGTTGTTTCAAGTGCACCACCTATATAGTGCACTGCAAAAGTGGTGTTATTTTTTATTATCTCCAAATATTTAATTCAAAAATTTTTAACCTACTCTCTTATGGTTTAACTAAAACTGTCAAAACCTTTTACAATCCACTGTCTAAAAATTTTACACTCAAAACACCCAATAAAAACACAAAACTTTAATTATCAACAACTTAACCTATTTAGTCCGCTTTTAGAATACTATTTGGCATACCTCTTATGGAAATTAGTATGAAAAAATTAATATACATATATCTACTTATCATCATTCCTTTATCTACAAAGGCTGATAGTTTATGGACCTTAAAAAAATGTGTTCAATATGCTATAGAAAATAACCTTTCTATCTATCAAGAAGCTTTAAAAGTTAACCAAGCTTCTATTGATGTGAAAAATGTAAAATGGCAATATGCACCAACTATCGGAAGTAGTATTAATGGGACTTTCAATGCAGGTCGTTCTATTGACCCTGGAACTAATACTTATATCGATCATCAATTTTTTAATAACACCTCCGATCTCAGTTTAAACTGGACTTTATTTCAAGGCTTCAAGAAAAAGTACCAATTGAAATTTGAAGAGTATCAACTTCAAGCATCAAAATTCCAATTGCAGAACGCTAAGGAAAAGTTGGTGTTTGAAGTAGTTCAGGCTTTTTATGATGTAGAGTACAATTATGAATTATGGGAAATTACGAAAGCACAAATCAAACTATCTCAAACTATTGTTGACAGAGCTGTTTATCAGCAAGACTTAGGTTTGAAAGCTTCTGCTGATGTTGCTGAAATGAGAGCTCAACTAGAAAAAGAAAGAATGTTGTCTTTACAAGCTCATAATAAAATGATGGAAGCAAAATCAAGATTAGTCAACATCATGAATTACACTTCCTCTCTTAATTCTTTATCACTAGAGTTTGAGCAGCTTTCTATTCTTTCTAAAAACTTTGGCAATGAAGAACAGCTTTACACAACATTCTTCCAACAGTCTGCTTTACTTAAAACGCACTTTTTATCACTTCAAAGTAGGAATGAAAAATTGAAAAGTGAGAAGGCTAGCTACCTTCCAGAATTCAGTTTATATGCCAATATGAATACGGGGTATTTTCAAACCAATACAGATGAAAGTGGAAATGTTATTCAGTTTAGAGAGCAATGGAAAAACAATATGAATCAAATGGTAGGAGTACGATTATATATTCCAATTTTTCATCAAAATACTCAACGTTTAGCCGTTCAAAGAACTAAAATTCAAGTTGTAGAATCAGAAGCTCTTTTAAATCAACAGCAGCAGGAGTTAAAAAGAACTATAGGAAATGATTTAAGGGAATGGAAAGCTTTTCAAAAAGAAATAGAACAAGGAGAAAAGGTAAAAGAAGCGAGTGAATTGGCTTATGATGTTGCAGTACAAAAATATGAAGAAGGATTGATTGATATCGTCACTTTATTAACAGTAAAACAAAAACTGGGACAAGCCGAAGTTGATCTTCTTTTATCGGAATTGAATTACCTCTTAAAAGAGAAATTATTGATGTTTTATCAGGGGGAGAAGTTTTGGATTTAGCACAAATAGAGAACAAAAAATACATGGATACTATAATTAAAAAGAAGAAATCGCCTTTTCATAAATACATTGGATTCATTTCCACTGCTGTATTTGTGATGACATTAATTGTATATACTATATGGTCCTATAATGCTCCATCAGAGATTAGCATTTCAAAAAATAAACTTCAAATAGCCACTGTAGAGAAAGGTTTTTTTCATGATTATATCAATATAAAAGGAAAGGTTCATCCACATCAGACTATCTATTTAGATGCTGTGGAAAGAGGTAGAGTGAAAGAAATTGTGGCTCAAGAAGGAAGTTTTATTAATGAAGGAGATGTAATTATCGAATTAGAAAATAATGAACTTTACCAACAGATTTTGAATAGTGAAGTAGCTCTAGCTGAGAAAGAAAACTATCTGAGAAATACCAAAATCAACTTTAGAAATGATTTGATACAATCACAGAAAAACGTGATCGAAAGTGAGTATCAATTAAAGCGAACGGAAAGAAATTATAAACAACAAGAACGTCTTTTAGAAAAAGGGTTGATTGCAGAAGAAGATTATATCAAAGCGAAGGAAGATTATTTATATCAAAAGGAATTGCAAAAGATCAATAAGCTAAAGGCTGAAAATGATAAGCTTTTACAGGAAACAACAATGCAGACTTTGGAAAAGGATTTGGTGAAAATGAGAGCAACACTGACCTTGATACAAAGCAGACTGGATCATTTAAAAGTAAAGGCTCCTTCTTCTGCTTATTTGGGAAATATTGAAGCTGAAATTGGGCAATCCATACAACAAGGACAGCATTTAGGAATTCTTTATGATTTATCTGAAGTGAAAATTATCGCTGAGATTGATGAGCGTTATATCACAAAAGTGAAGAAAGGATTGAAGGCTTCTTATAAGTATCAGAATCATATTTACTCTTTAATTGTTGAGAGAATATACCCCGAAGTCAAAGAAGGACTTTTTAAAGTGGAGTTGAAATTTGAAGCAGAAAAGCCTGAAGATCTTCATTCTGGCCAAACCACTCAGGCTCGTTTAAACCTAGGAAACCCTAAAAATGCATTGATGTTGAATAAGGGAAATTTCTATGGAGAAACAGCAGGACAATGGGTTTATGTTTTGGCTGAGGATGGAAAAACTGCACAAAAAAGAAAGATCCGTATTGGTGATCAAAACATACATAAATATGAAATACTTGAAGGTCTAAAACCTGGAGAAAAAGTAGTTATTTCTCAATATAACTTATTAGGTGACTACGATCAGATAGTATTCGAATAAAAAATAATTACATTAAAATCATAAATCTTATGCCATGATTATACTAAAGCAAATCAATAAATTCTTCGAAACAGAAGAGGTGCAAACACAAGCCCTAAAAAACATCAACTTGGAGGTACAAGAAGGAGAATTTATCGCCATTATGGGCCCTTCTGGTTGCGGAAAATCAACTCTTTTAAATGTGATTGGATTACTGGAAAGCCCTTCATCAGGAAACTATTTATTAGATGGTGATGAAGTTGCTAATTTCAAAGAATCACAAAGAACCAACTTAAGAAAAGGAAATATTGGATTCGTATTCCAAAACTTCCATTTGATTAATCAATTAACCGTTTCTGAAAACATCGCTCTGCCTTTGGCTTATCTTGATCTCAATAAAAGTGATCGTAAAAAGAAAGTAGAAGAAGTGTTAGACCGTTTAAAGATCAGTCATCGAAGAGATCATTACCCACAACAACTTTCAGGAGGGCAACAGCAACGTGTAGGTATATGTAGAGCCGTTGTATCTAATCCAAAATTAATATTAGCCGATGAGCCTACAGGTAATTTAGATTCTAAAAATGGTAAGGAAGTAATGGAATTGCTTACAGAACTAAATAAGCAAGGAGCAACCATTATAATGGTAACACACTCCCAAAGAGATGCCAATTATGCACATAGAGTCATTTCTTTATTGGATGGAGAAATTGTCACTGAAGTAGAAAACGAAATCGAACTATTCTAACGAAGACCTAAATTGTCATGTATAAGATTTATTTTAATTTAGCGATTCGGAATTTATGGAAGAACTATCAAAACACGCTTATCAATCTTCTAGGGTTGACTTTAGGGTTAGGTAGTGCTTTATTTATTTTCCTGTTTTATCATCTAGAAACAAACTTTGATAATTACTATAATGAAGACATTTATAGAGTAAACTATAAACTCAATTGGAATGGTAAGATTTATAATCATGCACACGCCAATTATCCTCATGGAGCAAATTTTAAAGAAGATATTGATAATATTGAGGATTACGCTATCATCGATAACCCATTTGAATCCAATTCTTTTTATCTCAATAATGAGAATTACAAAGGGATAAAAATGTCGGTTACGAATAATCACTACCTTCATTTTTTTAATATTCCATTACTTAAAGGAAACAAAGAAACAGCTTTAAAAAACAAAGAAGATATTCTTATTTCTTCTTCGTTCGCTCAGCGTTTTTATCCTAATGAAGATCCTATTGGTAAAGAGGTAGAAATCTATGGAGATCAATTTTTGATCAAAGGTATTTTTCAAGATCAGCCTACCAATAGTCATCTACAATATGATGTTTTGACTTCCATTGAATTTATGAAAGCCAACGACTACTTTTTAGGATGGGGTGGTGGTAGTGTTTTCAACTTATATTTAAAATTTAAACATGAAAATGAGATTCCTAATTCTTTAGCCAAAATCAATAAAATACTAAAAGATAAATATGAAGAGGACAATTATTCAGTAGTCGCTTCAATACAACCTATAACTGATATTCATTTAAAGTCATCTCATTTAGAATATGATGTTGATACCTCAAGATCGTATGAAAATTATTGGGTGATCATTTCCATTGGTATCATCATTTTAGCCTTATCCTTACTTAATTTTACAGTTTTATATACAGCTCAAAAAGATGAAGAGGTACAAACATTATCTCTTATGAAAATCTACGGAGCCCACCAACGAGATATCTTGTTTTCTACTAGTGTCGAAGTTAGCCTAATGATTGCTTTTGCAGTCTTTGTTTCTTTCCTAGGGCTAATCCTTATTTTACCTTTCTTAAATCAACAACTCAATACCCAAGTACAACTATCAAATTATCCTTTACTGATTCTTTTATTCTATTTTGGAGTAGGTGGGCTTCTTACTTTTTTACTGAGTTATACTTCTTTAAGAGGAGTCAAAAAGTCATCTTTAGTCAGTAGTTTAAATGGAAACACTCAACTTTTCAATTCTAAAGGAAGAGGAGAGAAAGCCATTCTTATTTTACAATTCGCAATGGTATTTATTCTGTCATTTATTGGTCTTACTATTTACAATCAACATCAATATTTATTGAAAAAAGACCTTGGTTTTCAACATGAAAATGTACTTGCTTTAAACTTAAAAGCACTAAGAGATTTACCACAAAAAGAGTTGGATACTTTTAAGCAAGAAGTAAAGAAAATTGCGGGTGTAGAAACGGTATCTTTTTCTTCTCAAATGATTGGATTAGGATTGACTCAGAATGGTTATAAAATTGGTGACTCTGAAAAATTTCCGAATTGCTCTGCCTTATTTGTGGATACAGATTTCTTAGATTGTTTTGGTTTAAAAATAAAGGATGGAGAAACATTCACCTCTAATCCCAATATAAATAAACATCAGTATCTCGTAAATGATGCTTTTACAAAGTTAGATGGATGGGAAGGACTAGGAACAAAAGTGCAGAGAAATGAGGATGATTTTAAAGTCGTTGGTATCGTTTCTGATTTTTCTTTTAATGATCTTACAAAAGAAGAAATGCCTTTAATTATCTCTACTTATCCCTACAAAGATTGGGGTGGTTTCAGATATATCAATATTAAATATTCTTCTGCAAACCCTATTTCTTTTGCTCATAAAATAGAGGATTTATGGAAAAAGGATCATCCAGATATCAGAACACAAGTTTTCTTCTATGATAATGCTTTAATGAACAACTACAATTGGCTTCAAGGACAACAGCAAGTCGGTTTATTCTTTGGTATTATCACCTTATTGATTGCGATTGCAGGACTATGGGGAATCACTCGTTTTTCAGTTTTAAAACGTACCAAAGAAGTAAGTCTCCGAAGAGTAAATGGAGCAACAAGAGGACAAGTTATACTTCTTTTCAACAAAAGCTATTTACAATGGATTTTACTTTCTTTCCTAATAGCTATTCCGATTGCCAACTACTTTGGTAATGATTGGTTATCTAGCTTCCCTAATAGAATTAGCATTGATTATATCGCTTGGTTTATTTTGGGTGGATTTATCGCTTTACTATCCATTGTTACCATTACTAAAATTTGTTGGAAAGTAGTCAATACTAACCCTTCTGAAGTACTGCGTGATTTATAAAAAATAGTTTTTATTATTCTATATTTATTTCAACTAAAATTCGAAACATTAAACCTATTTTTTAAAACCATGTTCAATAAATTCTTAGCTAAAATTGGCATTGGAGGTGCTAGTGTCAAAACAAAAGTGCTTACAGAACATTTAATGCCAAGTAAACCTTTTAAATTAGATATTACTGTTCAAGGAGGAAAAATAGAACAGGCAATTTCTGGTATTGAAATCGACTTAAATACTATTTCGGAAAGAGTACATCTTCACGAAAAAGAAAGGAGACAAGTTTTTGAAGAACATACAATAGTATCTTGGTATTTAAAATATGATTTCATTCTCCAGCCTGAAGAAGTAAAAACAATACCATTTGAAGGTGTTTTGGATAAAGAAACTCCTATCACTAAACTACTGACACAAGTAGAAAATAAAAGCAAAATAGAATTTAAAACTTACATCAATTTAGACTCGTCTTTTGATACTAAAAGAAAAACAAAATTTGATGTACTTCTACATCATTTATTTCTGCTTTTATTGAAAGTATGAGCAGATGTGGTTTTATACTTGAAAAAACAGCTATTGAAATTGGCTACCTTGAAGGTAAAGGGTTTAAATCAGAAAGTGGCGTTTATCAAAAATACATCTTCAAACCTAACCCTTTAAATAGTGAAGCATTCACTATCAATTTTGTTGAAGTTGCCTTTATTCCATCGGAAAGTCATCATCAATTATTTATTATAGCTGATAAGTTTTTAAAAGATGGTTTATATAAAAGCTTCTGTATTAAAAACACAGAACTTGATAATACTCTTATTTCTAATAAAATAAAAGGTATTCTTGAAATCTAATATTGATTTATTTTATATAAATCAGGTTATAAAAAATGCCCTAACCAAATATGGTTAGAGCATTTAATTACTTACATTTTTTTACTTAGAAAATCTATCTCTATTCAATAAAAATGCTCGTTTTATTTTTACTCAGCAGCTTCTGGAGCTACTTCTGGAGCTTCTTCTTCAACTGCCCCACCAAAAACTTGAGTTCTAATTTTATCTTCTAACTCATCCATTAGTTCAGGGTTATTTTTAATTAACTCTTTTACAGTTTCTCTACCTTGGCCTAATTTAGAACCACTATACGAGAACCATGAACCTGCTTTATTTACAATTTCGAATTCTACAGCCATATCTAATACTTCCCCTGCACGAGAAATACCTTCGCCATAGATAATATCGAATTCTGTTTGTTTAAATGGAGGAGCTACTTTATTCTTCTGAATTTTAACTCTTGTACGGTTACCTGTAATATTATCTGCTGATTCTTTGATCGCACCAATACGACGGATATCTAAACGTACAGAAGCATAATATTTTAAAGCATTACCACCAGTTGTTGTTTCTGGGTTACCGAACATTACACCAATTTTTTCACGTAACTGGTTAATGAAGATCATAGAACAATTTGTTTTACTTATTGCTCCTGTAATTTTACGTAATGCTTGTGACATTAAACGAGCATGAAGACCCATTTTACTATCACCCATATCACCTTCTAATTCTGCT includes:
- a CDS encoding NmrA/HSCARG family protein, which encodes MEKKIIVVIGATGAQGSGVVKALKESTDFVVRAVTRNPEKYDGLADEAVAADLTDASTLPKALENAYGVFGVTNFWEPNKVSEVEQGQNLINAAKEAGVKHFVWSTLPNVEEISDDTFDVPHFTGKAKLNAIVAEAGFETYTLVEPPFYYQNFVGMLAPQQLEDGTTGWALPIDPAAKVIHMGDISELGNLVASAFIKPEEANGKLLSFVGGIYSFNEVIDIYKSQGIEYSFQYVPADIFSGLFEGAAEIAQMLLYFEAHTYMGPDAVAHSNAADKITIKPFTSLDKWVKAQTIEA
- a CDS encoding GntR family transcriptional regulator, whose amino-acid sequence is MEFKNTKSIFTQIGDDVKDKIMEGEYKESGKIPSTRELAGIVGVNPNTTIKAYSVLQQEGIIYTQRGKGYFVSEGAKNIILKSKQEEFFTDTLPETVETANKLGISFEELQNYLKELYHEEK
- a CDS encoding sensor histidine kinase; translated protein: MKQIHYIKLGIVLVMLMSMGGLMVHFYQQPTLLITLAILSVGLITYQLSTIKKLLNHSLIIVEAIGNEDLSYLNSKNIKKFNDVYQYRLNKIHASFSRIKKESIRQEKYLDWLIENQHVGICTYDENGHILHVNSSFKEKVDLKVLTHLQQLFEKTIFSKELIDKAFRENIVTLEQSNYLLKARQLKREEQTVFLLTLQDISQELEEKEHLSYSKLIRVLTHEIMNGMTPIISLSDSMLMTMTKEDESPLEVESLTQKMIDTNVKSIKVVHEQAEGLLNFINIYRSISKLPTPKKVEVNVNNFLQKELNSFEEETYQHNIKVNLLNIDNKEIIYHFDSQLIHQCVNNIIKNAIEAMKYVDNSELIVDFQLKDQLVIHITNNGSMIPEDELKHIFVPFFTTKNTGNGIGLALCKQITRVHKGSLKVESSLKETIFTIKF
- a CDS encoding ABC transporter ATP-binding protein, translated to MKQLLNIMVSINNLQFSYSKKATILDQLHLELDAGKIVGVLGKNGAGKSTFFKLMSGLLQPKKGTIDILGENPFSRYPSFLSKLFFVPEEFELPPIPIRTFITSTSKFYPRFDHRLVYELLEKFDLEDNVNLKGLSYGQKKKVIIAFALATKAELILMDEPTNGLDIPSKDIFRKIMAGHFEEDQLIMISTHQVKDIDTIIDHLIVLDNGGVIYNESIFDLTQKYDFLKVQQLKVSDTLYAEPILGGYKTIAPKQEQEDTQVDLELFFNALINDYKKFI
- a CDS encoding sigma-54-dependent transcriptional regulator, which codes for MGNLLIIDDNISIHATLEIILEPYFDKITALADPQEIMKTLAVEDYQVVLLDMNFSPGLNTGAEGIRWLKKIKETYPAISVVMMTAYGHVELAVESLKIGASDFILKPWENRKLLATLQSALQLSESKNEIKELKQKAKALRTEENIFPEIIGESAVMKSMMSLIEKVGMTDTNILITGENGTGKELVAKAIHHFSKRNQEQLVEVDMGAVSETLFESELFGHVKGAFTDAHQDRIGKFELANKGSLFLDEIGNLSFSLQAKLLAALQNRQITKVGGNKVIPIDIRLISATNKNLFKMVENEEFRQDLLYRINTIQIEVPALRERGDDIVLLANHFKNLLAKKYDKGDLQFSESALDKLTKYHWPGNVRELQHTIERAVILTDSIQISAELIVTSSTENTDVKTLNMADMEEMLIKKALKRHPQNISAAAGELGVTRQTLYNKMKKLGLS